The following proteins are encoded in a genomic region of Oncorhynchus keta strain PuntledgeMale-10-30-2019 chromosome 8, Oket_V2, whole genome shotgun sequence:
- the LOC118387076 gene encoding armadillo-like helical domain-containing protein 4: MGKMLFPAILHHLLLVGVCLCVYSTPVPPLHDYAPASQDSGCDGQAGEPMEGEACVTPATPASVTSTSVQSGPSDPGRLSYRMAEHMTGSWTDLSENVGAGGGTGPDVMGRKPGGIEPVTQARNVDSHEGISGPGGAKSHGREAETGVASESFSEGKETHRLPVEAPELYTDKEMKVGPEEDPMEDVPTVTTGAMIASLGERQGMTVAMKTPRAALHGASTAARAPEPDSQTGTHLAGDRRDLILEERPDLQGGKEGELRESLPDLGAPLLGQETDSPLTSIPPSVWRSSRDASSLPPSGLEAAGPASPHPQDGATAFALPDPLLPDLGPALTGSSRQDDPDSLWTEPLQQNGAVDASAPPLQDASTEGTMSSEDLPLIFEPFDDVTPEGAGVATAVLAPGNSQLSVSMSTTGMLLSEVEFDQVDTGDTGPSRVPPLVLPDWTSPWQTSGAQISEPICPSGPPIDPPPSETEQPGGSETIQNPEETPPTSEPNPTSIASQQINMTTVTKTTYLPVVKSGLEELESEEEPEVDEEDENTEESEDSEEEQKETPIPAPTRPPYSLIPPPPVWVQRNQGLMRSWVELIREKAGYVSGMLAPVGIGIMGALLIVGALYSIRMIHRKRRNSFKHQRRRKARHTEQPREPSSNGQDQAMLLADSSEDEF, encoded by the exons AAAGATGCTCTTCCCTGCAATTCTCCATCACCTCCTATTGGTAGGGGTCTGTCTCTGCGTCTACAGCACCCCAGTCCCGCCCCTCCACGACTACGCACCCGCCTCACAGGACAGTGGCTGTGATGGACAAGCTGGGGAGCCAATGGAGGGAGAGGCCTGTGTAACACCAGCAACACCTGCCAGTGTGACATCAACAAGTGTCCAATCTGGGCCctctgatcctggcagactgtcCTATAGGATGGCAGAACACATGACTGGCAGCTGGACTGACCTATCAGAGAATGTTGGAGCAGGGGGAGGCACTGGCCCTGATGTGATGGGACGCAAACCAGGGGGGATAGAGCCGGTGACGCAGGCACGAAACGTGGACAGTCATGAGGGTATATCTGGACCGGGAGGGGCTAAGAGCCacgggagggaggcagagacaggggTTGCCTCTGAGAGCTTCTCTGAGGGGAAGGAGACTCACAGACTGCCTGTAGAAGCTCCAGAACTCTACACAGACAAAGAGATGAAAGTTGGGCCCGAAGAGGATCCTATGGAGGATGTACCTACTGTCACCACTGGTGCCATGATAGCTTCCCTAGGAGAGAGGCAAGGGATGACAGTGGCCATGAAAACACCCAGAGCTGCTCTACATGGTGCTTCCACAGCAGCCAGAGCCCCAGAACCAGATAGCCAGACAGGGACGCACCTTGCTGGGGATAGAAGAGACCTCATCCTGGAAGAGAGGCCAGATCTCCaaggaggaaaggaaggggaaCTCAGAGAGAGCTTGCCCGACCTCGGAGCTCCTCTTCTGGGGCAGGAGACAGACTCCCCATTGACCTCGATCCCTCCGTCAGTATGGAGATCCAGCAGAGACGCTTCATCGCTGCCCCCTAGTGGTCTGGAGGCCGCTGGCCCTGCATCTCCACACCCCCAAGATGGAGCGACAGCGTTTGCTCTCCCAGACCCCCTCCTGCCCGACCTTGGACCAGCCCTGACAGGATCCTCCAGACAGGATGACCCTGACAGCCTCTGGACTGAACCACTACAGCAAAATGGGG CCGTGGATGCCAGTGCCCCTCCCTTGCAGGACGCGTCCACAGAGGGCACAATGTCATCGGAGGACCTCCCTCTCATCTTCGAGCCCTTTGATGATGTCACACCTGAAGGGGCGGGGGTGGCGACAGCCGTTCTCGCGCCCGGCAACtcacagctgtctgtctccatgtctaCCACGGGGATGCTACTGTCAGAGGTGGAGTTCGACCAGGTGGACACAGGTGACACGGGGCCATCCCGTGTCCCACCACTGGTGCTACCAGATTGGACGTCACCATGGCAGACATCCGGGGCTCAGATCTCTGAGCCTATCTGTCCTTCTGGTCCACCCATAGACCCCCCCCCTTCAGAGACAGAACAGCCAG GTGGTAGTGAGACCATACAGAACCCAGAGGAAACCCCGCCCACCTCCGAACCCAACCCTACAAGCATCGCCTCCCAGCAGATCAACATGACAACGGTCACCAAGACAACCTATCTGCCTGTGGTCAAATCAGGTCTGGAGGAACTGGAGTCTGAAG AGGAGCCAGAggtggatgaggaggatgagaacaCAGAGGAGTCAGAGGACAGCGAAGAGGAACAGAAGGAGACCCCTATCCCAGCCCCCACTCGACCTCCCTACAGCCTCATCCCCCCGCCTCCTGTCTGGGTGCAGCGCAATCAGGGCCTGA TGCGTAGCTGGGTGGAACTGATCAGAGAAAAG GCAGGGTATGTGTCTGGGATGTTGGCCCCGGTGGGCATTGGCATCATGGGGGCCCTGCTCATTGTTGGGGCCCTCTACAGCATCAGGATGATCCACCGTAAGAGGAGGAACAGCTTCAAACACCAGCGCAGGAGGAAGGCCAGGCACACGGAG CAACCCAGGGAGCCAAGCAGCAACGGCCAGGACCAAGCCATGCTATTGGCTGACAGCTCTGAGGACGAGTTCTGA
- the LOC118387078 gene encoding N-alpha-acetyltransferase 30-like: MAAVPTGPSSALPASPAEISPFPGEGEQPGCGWEGSITRQEQRVSEDKRTSKKKQKNMLSHANPAALHLKTQAPQEQQLNGLVSPSEDGEIYNHTTENRSDSPRPSMELCDSSSFGDDPSDKNNSDHCWQHEDHSPCSKGSRHPHLNNNGMNGMLTITRTEAFQSHTVTGHSPGGNVRKRECDPTEAPRPPSQQPPDCEGLGEHRAGVESEPDVIHQPPVSELARLDLNCSPDREAEESQGIHYVRYESELQMPGIMRLITKDLSEPYSIYTYRYFIHNWPQLCFLAMVEQECVGAIVCKLDMHKKMFRRGYIAMLAVDSKHRRKSIGTNLVKKAIYAMVEGDCDEVVLETEITNKSALKLYENLGFVRDKRLFRYYLNGVDALRLKLWLR; the protein is encoded by the exons ATGGCTGCAGTGCCGACTGGGCCTAGCAGCGCATTGCCAGCATCCCCGGCTGAAATTTCTCCCTTCCCCGGGGAAGGGGAGCAGCCCGGCTGCGGTTGGGAGGGCTCTATAACACGACAGGAGCAGCGGGTCAGCGAGGACAAACGGACAAGTaagaaaaaacagaaaaacatgcTATCGCATGCTAACCCGGCTGCGCTACACCTCAAAACGCAGGCCCCACAGGAACAGCAGCTGAACGGGTTGGTCAGTCCGTCTGAAGACGGTGAGATCTACAACCACACAACGGAAAACCGATCCGACAGTCCGAGACCGTCCATGGAGCTCTGTGACAGCAGCAGTTTTGGAGACGACCCGAGTGACAAAAATAATAGCGACCATTGCTGGCAACATGAGGACCACAGTCCGTGTTCGAAAGGCAGCCGCCACCCTCACTTGAACAACAATGGCATGAACGGTATGTTGACTATCACAAGAACTGAGGCTTTCCAAAGCCACACTGTAACCGGACACAGCCCCGGTGGTAACGTTAGGAAAAGGGAATGTGACCCCACAGAAGCCCCTCGACCACCGAGCCAGCAGCCCCCAGACTGCGAAGGCCTTGGCGAGCACCGGGCTGGAGTAGAAAGTGAACCCGACGTCATACACCAGCCGCCGGTGTCAGAATTAGCGAGGCTGGATCTGAACTGTTCGCCTGACCGAGAAGCGGAAGAGAGCCAGGGGATTCATTATGTCCGCTACGAGTCCGAGTTACAGATGCCAGGAATCATGAGGTTGATCACCAAGGACTTGTCTGAGCCGTATTCCATTTATACCTATAGGTACTTCATCCACAACTGGCCTCAGCTCTGCTTTCTG GCCATGGTGGAGCAGGAGTGTGTGGGGGCCATTGTCTGTAAGCTGGACATGCACAAGAAGATGTTTCGTCGTGGATACATCGCCATGCTGGCTGTAGACTCAAAACACCGGAGGAAAAGCATTG GTACTAACCTGGTGAAGAAGGCCATCTATGCCATGGTGGAGGGGGATTGTGATGAG GTGGTTCTGGAGACTGAGATCACTAACAAGTCAGCTCTAAAGTTGTACGAGAACCTTGGTTTTGTCCGAGACAAACGGCTCTTCAGATATTACCTGAACGGTGTGGACGCACTGAGGCTCAAACTGTGGCTCcgctag